From a single Apium graveolens cultivar Ventura chromosome 2, ASM990537v1, whole genome shotgun sequence genomic region:
- the LOC141693692 gene encoding putative calcium-binding protein CML19 — MSSPGTSSTSSSSSPSTSAFKRLCQVFSPKQSPRLSNASSSSSSSQKAFNEELTQRVFNYFDADEDGKITAAELMTCMTAVGGREMSLLEAEMAVETADSDGDGMLGLEDFLKILQNESGSEENGMYTAFVMYAAEGSDIIEIRRLNRIS, encoded by the coding sequence ATGTCGTCTCCAGGAACTTCGtcaacttcatcttcttcttctccttctaCTTCGGCTTTTAAACGACTATGCCAAGTATTTTCACCTAAACAATCTCCTAGACTTAGCAATGCATCATCATCATCGTCATCCTCGCAAAAAGCATTTAACGAGGAGCTAACACAGCGCGTGTTCAACTACTTCGATGCAGATGAAGACGGAAAAATAACGGCAGCCGAGTTGATGACATGTATGACGGCAGTTGGTGGCCGCGAAATGTCACTATTAGAGGCGGAGATGGCGGTGGAAACAGCGGATTCTGACGGGGATGGGATGCTGGGTTTGGAAGACTTTTTGAAGATCCTGCAAAATGAGAGTGGGTCTGAGGAGAATGGAATGTACACCGCATTTGTAATGTATGCGGCAGAAGGGAGTGATATTATTGAAATTCGTAGGCTCAACAGAATTAGTTAA
- the LOC141707883 gene encoding 2-hydroxyisoflavanone dehydratase-like → MDDKDIAHDISPFFVVYKNGNIKRLIGGPLMIPAPETLDGAKIKDVIISAEPKITVRVFLPVSISPGQKLPVIFYIHGGAFCIESALGQGYTCYVAAVASKCNVIAVSVDYRLAPEAPIPACFDDSWTALKWVVSHATGSGTDPWINEHGDWGRFFIAGDSSGGTIANTMAIWTTVKGLECAVKVTGIILLCPFFGHEVELDKVWKYCCNEETGVNDPRLNPVANLELLAKLAGDKALIFTAECDDLRGRGVSYYEALKKIGWKGQVEHMDTQGEDHVFYLFKPESEKAAAIMKRLNSFINNN, encoded by the coding sequence ATGGATGACAAAGACATTGCTCATGACATATCTCCATTTTTTGTAGTGTACAAAAATGGCAATATTAAGAGACTTATCGGCGGCCCTCTCATGATCCCCGCACCTGAAACTCTAGACGGCGCTAAAATAAAAGATGTTATCATTTCAGCAGAACCCAAAATCACCGTACGTGTATTTCTCCCGGTATCTATTTCCCCGGGACAAAAGCTTCCGGTGATTTTTTACATTCATGGCGGCGCATTTTGTATTGAATCCGCTTTAGGGCAAGGCTACACTTGTTACGTCGCAGCTGTTGCCTCCAAATGCAATGTAATTGCTGTTTCGGTTGATTACCGGCTTGCTCCCGAAGCCCCCATTCCCGCATGTTTTGATGATTCATGGACAGCTCTCAAATGGGTGGTTTCCCATGCAACTGGCTCAGGAACCGACCCGTGGATTAACGAACATGGTGATTGGGGACGGTTTTTTATAGCAGGGGATAGCTCGGGCGGAACTATAGCAAATACTATGGCCATATGGACAACAGTAAAAGGGCTGGAATGTGCTGTAAAAGTTACTGGTATTATTTTGCTATGTCCATTTTTCGGACATGAGGTAGAGCTTGATAAGGTGTGGAAGTATTGCTGCAACGAGGAAACGGGTGTAAATGATCCGAGATTGAACCCGGTTGCGAATCTGGAATTGTTGGCGAAGCTTGCGGGTGACAAGGCATTGATATTTACGGCGGAATGTGATGATTTGAGAGGAAGGGGAGTGAGTTACTACGAGGCATTGAAAAAGATTGGGTGGAAAGGGCAAGTTGAGCATATGGATACACAAGGTGAAGATCATGTGTTTTATCTCTTCAAACCGGAGTCTGAGAAGGCCGCGGCAATCATGAAACGCTTAAATTCTTTCATCAACAATAACTAA